Proteins encoded within one genomic window of Elusimicrobiota bacterium:
- a CDS encoding MoxR family ATPase, producing MEKISDVKLVEKLVEARKSILEQLRNVIVGQQDVIDELLISLFAKGHSLIVGVPGLAKTLIVSTISQILDLQFSRIQFTPDLMPSDITGTEVIQENISTGERNFKFIKGPIFANIILADEINRTPPKTQSALLQAMQEYKVTVAGQTYSLPSPFFVLATQNPIEQEGTYPLPEAQLDRFFFQINIDYPTQEDEKEIIRKTTGIISSEIKRMLNQKEILLLQEIVRKVPVSDYVVNYVVKLVSQTRPKISVLDFTKKWLNWGAGPRASQNLILAGKSKAVLEGRYTVSVEDIKAVVYPVLRHRLILNYAAEAEGLSTEDIIKKLVESV from the coding sequence ATGGAGAAGATCTCTGATGTGAAACTTGTAGAAAAATTGGTTGAAGCACGGAAGTCAATCCTTGAGCAGTTGAGAAATGTTATTGTCGGCCAGCAGGATGTGATTGATGAGCTTTTGATTTCGCTTTTTGCAAAAGGACATTCGCTTATTGTCGGTGTACCCGGGCTTGCGAAGACGCTTATTGTGTCTACAATTTCGCAGATTCTGGATTTGCAATTCTCACGGATTCAGTTCACACCTGATTTAATGCCGTCAGATATCACAGGCACCGAGGTGATACAGGAAAACATTTCAACTGGTGAACGAAATTTTAAATTTATTAAAGGACCGATTTTTGCGAATATAATTCTTGCTGATGAAATCAACCGCACACCACCTAAAACGCAGTCAGCACTGCTTCAAGCAATGCAGGAATATAAAGTAACCGTTGCAGGACAGACATATTCACTCCCGAGCCCGTTTTTTGTTTTAGCAACCCAAAATCCAATAGAGCAAGAAGGTACATATCCACTACCGGAAGCACAGCTTGACCGTTTCTTTTTTCAGATAAATATTGATTATCCAACACAGGAAGATGAGAAAGAAATTATCAGAAAAACAACAGGTATAATATCATCAGAAATCAAGCGTATGTTGAACCAGAAAGAGATTTTACTACTCCAGGAGATTGTAAGAAAAGTGCCAGTAAGCGATTATGTTGTCAACTATGTTGTTAAACTTGTCTCTCAAACCAGACCTAAAATTTCAGTGTTAGATTTTACAAAAAAATGGTTGAACTGGGGTGCAGGTCCGCGTGCTTCACAGAACCTTATTTTAGCCGGGAAATCCAAAGCAGTTTTAGAAGGTAGATATACCGTCTCGGTTGAAGACATCAAAGCGGTTGTATATCCTGTATTAAGACACCGTTTAATTTTGAACTACGCCGCAGAAGCAGAAGGGCTTTCAACAGAAGATATCATCAAAAAATTAGTAGAATCGGTTTAG
- a CDS encoding WG repeat-containing protein, with protein MNLQIYFIVVPTSRIKKTVFIAVFQVDKEGKTVIPFKFDYAGSFFEGLAPVTLNNKYGFIDKKGNLVIPFKYDRADGFREGLSSVELGSKWGYVDRNGKEVIPIKYESVDYWNFSEGLSAVQLNGNWGYINKKDKVIIPLKYESAKSFRNGLAEVKLNGKTGYVDKNGNEYFRK; from the coding sequence ATGAATTTGCAAATATATTTTATAGTGGTTCCGACGAGCCGTATCAAAAAAACAGTGTTTATAGCCGTTTTTCAGGTCGACAAAGAAGGTAAAACAGTAATACCTTTTAAGTTTGATTATGCAGGTTCTTTCTTTGAAGGATTAGCACCGGTTACATTGAATAATAAATATGGATTCATAGATAAGAAAGGCAACTTGGTAATTCCTTTCAAGTATGACCGTGCAGATGGTTTTAGAGAAGGATTATCAAGTGTTGAACTCGGTAGTAAATGGGGTTATGTAGACAGGAATGGCAAAGAAGTAATTCCAATAAAATATGAATCAGTTGATTATTGGAATTTCAGTGAAGGGCTTTCTGCTGTTCAACTTAATGGTAACTGGGGATATATCAATAAGAAAGATAAGGTAATCATTCCATTGAAATATGAAAGTGCTAAATCTTTTAGAAATGGTCTTGCTGAAGTTAAACTTAATGGTAAAACAGGTTATGTTGATAAAAATGGCAACGAGTATTTTAGGAAATAA
- a CDS encoding DUF58 domain-containing protein, giving the protein MKPYLDPLVVAKLSSMALRARFVVEGFISGLHTSRFKGHSIEFAQHREYSFGDELKHLDWKVYGKSDRYFVKQFEEETNLKSYILLDTSGSMGYKSNGISKLEYGSYIAAALSYLMIKQGDSVGLVVYDTKLKKIIPPRSSLSHLAVIFDELSELVPTSSETDITKVLLDFSTNIKKRALIILVSDLFDDQEKIIRAIKNYRYARNEVIVFHIMDKTEKILNLDGNILFKSMENESFLIAESEIIRKEYQKLVAEFIEKYRLEFQKSDIDYSVFDTSTPLDVALTNYLFKREKII; this is encoded by the coding sequence ATGAAACCATATCTTGACCCATTAGTTGTAGCAAAACTATCGTCAATGGCATTAAGAGCACGATTCGTCGTTGAAGGGTTTATATCAGGATTGCATACAAGCCGTTTCAAAGGTCATTCTATAGAGTTCGCACAACATCGTGAGTACTCGTTTGGTGATGAATTAAAACATCTTGATTGGAAGGTGTATGGCAAGTCCGACAGGTATTTTGTAAAACAGTTTGAAGAAGAAACAAATCTTAAATCGTATATTTTACTTGATACAAGCGGCTCAATGGGCTATAAGTCCAACGGAATCTCAAAACTGGAATACGGTTCCTATATCGCTGCAGCACTTTCATATCTGATGATAAAACAAGGCGATTCCGTCGGCTTGGTTGTGTATGATACCAAGTTGAAAAAAATTATTCCACCACGGTCAAGTTTGAGTCATCTTGCTGTTATATTTGATGAACTTTCAGAATTAGTGCCTACCAGCAGCGAAACCGATATTACAAAAGTGCTTCTGGATTTTTCTACAAATATCAAAAAACGGGCTTTAATTATTTTGGTTTCAGACCTGTTTGACGACCAAGAAAAAATTATCAGGGCAATAAAAAATTACAGATATGCCAGGAATGAAGTTATTGTATTTCATATTATGGATAAAACGGAAAAGATATTAAATTTAGATGGAAATATATTATTTAAAAGTATGGAAAATGAAAGTTTTTTAATTGCGGAATCGGAGATTATCAGAAAAGAATATCAAAAACTTGTAGCCGAGTTTATAGAAAAGTATAGGTTAGAATTCCAAAAATCAGATATTGATTACTCTGTTTTTGATACATCAACTCCACTGGATGTTGCCTTGACAAATTATCTTTTCAAAAGAGAAAAGATAATTTAG